A genomic region of Desulfosarcina ovata subsp. ovata contains the following coding sequences:
- a CDS encoding c-type cytochrome, with the protein MGRILAVMLIVCTVALAAWGVITAYDELMPAGRMWKTPAIKPHEHPIPVMAAGSVPVSGGEAFFHAAAAEDLKPPFDLTDPAVIATGKTAYGYYCVHCHGKNVDGYGTVGQSFAPKPRDLRDAKVQTMAGGTLFKEISFGLPGGRQPPLATTIAPDDRWRVIAYVKSLGRRN; encoded by the coding sequence ATGGGTCGCATACTCGCAGTCATGCTGATTGTCTGTACGGTGGCCCTGGCCGCCTGGGGCGTGATCACCGCCTATGATGAACTGATGCCCGCCGGCCGCATGTGGAAAACGCCGGCCATCAAGCCCCACGAGCATCCCATCCCGGTCATGGCGGCGGGCAGCGTTCCGGTATCCGGCGGGGAAGCCTTTTTCCATGCCGCGGCGGCCGAGGATCTCAAGCCACCCTTTGACCTGACCGATCCGGCGGTGATCGCCACCGGAAAAACCGCTTATGGGTACTACTGCGTCCACTGCCACGGAAAAAACGTTGACGGCTATGGCACCGTCGGCCAGAGTTTCGCCCCGAAACCCAGGGACCTGCGGGACGCCAAGGTCCAGACCATGGCCGGGGGAACACTGTTCAAGGAGATCAGTTTCGGCCTGCCCGGCGGCCGCCAGCCACCCCTGGCCACCACCATCGCCCCGGATGACCGGTGGCGGGTGATTGCGTATGTCAAAAGCCTGGGCCGGCGTAATTGA
- a CDS encoding cbb3-type cytochrome c oxidase N-terminal domain-containing protein, with product MRFFQLLSFQHTMAWLFPTLIFMVIFGVALAFAHLHGRDSEASKKRITGRYADGIEERNAPYPLVMILIIAGTFIWGFFYIVMHGVLGVKI from the coding sequence ATGCGATTTTTCCAACTGCTCAGTTTTCAGCATACCATGGCCTGGCTCTTTCCCACCCTGATTTTCATGGTCATTTTCGGTGTGGCGCTGGCCTTTGCCCATTTGCATGGCAGGGACAGCGAGGCCAGCAAGAAACGCATCACCGGCCGCTACGCCGACGGTATCGAAGAGCGCAATGCCCCCTATCCCCTGGTGATGATACTGATCATCGCCGGCACCTTCATCTGGGGCTTTTTCTACATCGTCATGCACGGTGTACTGGGAGTGAAAATCTGA
- a CDS encoding cbb3-type cytochrome oxidase assembly protein, which yields MKFDITIMYYPYFIAYITIGLVISLAVFYWAFKTGQFGDQQRARYLPLKDDGDAPPVKATRFSRIEIYGLFVLAIAGLGATGAVLAFALYFSKQ from the coding sequence TTGAAATTTGACATTACCATTATGTACTACCCCTACTTCATCGCCTACATCACCATCGGCCTGGTCATCAGCCTGGCGGTCTTTTACTGGGCGTTCAAGACCGGCCAGTTTGGCGATCAGCAGCGGGCCCGCTATCTGCCCTTAAAGGACGATGGCGATGCACCGCCGGTCAAGGCGACCCGGTTCAGTCGGATCGAAATCTACGGTCTTTTTGTCCTGGCAATCGCCGGATTGGGGGCAACGGGGGCGGTTCTGGCATTCGCCCTCTATTTCAGCAAACAGTGA
- a CDS encoding four helix bundle protein, protein MDTVEFNLEERTAIFGERIIELAQSLPDNSVNDVLIRQIVRSGTSVGANYMEADSAGSKKDFKYKIDLCRKEAKETKHWLRMIAKANPNEKETIRPLWQEAHELTLIFSSIAMSCRKK, encoded by the coding sequence GTGGATACGGTTGAATTTAATTTGGAGGAACGGACGGCGATTTTTGGCGAGCGGATCATTGAACTCGCCCAATCCCTTCCCGACAATAGCGTAAATGATGTACTTATCAGGCAAATCGTCAGATCCGGGACCAGTGTCGGAGCCAACTATATGGAAGCAGACAGTGCCGGGTCGAAAAAAGACTTTAAATACAAAATCGACCTATGCCGTAAAGAGGCCAAGGAGACCAAACACTGGTTGAGAATGATTGCCAAGGCGAACCCGAACGAGAAGGAAACGATTCGCCCGCTTTGGCAGGAAGCCCACGAACTGACGCTGATCTTTTCATCGATCGCCATGTCGTGCCGGAAAAAATAA
- a CDS encoding cbb3-type cytochrome c oxidase subunit II: MKMTPLAVVAGSLLILATIVFVVILLPYVHTSQTAPSEIFRQRSVDEAAGRKLYIANGCVYCHSQSIRTIDWGLGAERIAQAGDYVEDYPILLGSQRTGPDLSQDGGEHPDDWHVAHFVNPRYTRPLSIMPPFEFLGDTGMNQLIRYVQSLGMKNADHRMKRQAFWKAESIKAYEAGPDANVQWLSENIPQGWRDVPNPYPTSEAGLARGHKIYQDFCLGCHGPVGDGMGPAQPHIYPPPLNFTILKNREISGGILYYQIMNGITGTAMPYFKRELESEKIWDVGNYVAVNFINESDANMEPKGIDAAYEP; the protein is encoded by the coding sequence ATGAAAATGACTCCCCTTGCCGTAGTCGCCGGATCGCTCCTGATCCTGGCCACCATCGTCTTCGTGGTCATCCTGCTGCCTTATGTGCACACCAGCCAGACCGCGCCATCGGAGATCTTCCGCCAGCGCTCCGTGGATGAGGCCGCCGGCCGGAAGCTTTACATCGCCAACGGCTGCGTCTACTGCCACAGCCAGTCCATCCGCACCATCGACTGGGGGCTGGGCGCCGAACGCATCGCCCAGGCCGGCGACTACGTGGAGGACTACCCGATCCTGCTGGGTTCCCAGCGCACCGGCCCGGACCTTTCCCAGGACGGTGGCGAGCACCCCGACGACTGGCACGTGGCCCACTTTGTCAATCCCCGCTATACCCGGCCGCTCTCGATCATGCCGCCCTTTGAATTCTTGGGCGATACCGGCATGAACCAGCTGATCCGCTACGTGCAGAGCCTGGGCATGAAAAACGCCGACCACCGCATGAAACGCCAGGCCTTCTGGAAGGCCGAATCCATCAAGGCCTACGAGGCAGGGCCGGACGCCAATGTACAGTGGCTCAGCGAGAACATTCCCCAGGGGTGGCGGGACGTACCCAACCCCTACCCCACCAGCGAAGCGGGGCTGGCCCGCGGCCACAAGATCTACCAGGATTTCTGCTTGGGCTGCCACGGCCCGGTGGGTGACGGTATGGGACCGGCCCAGCCGCACATCTACCCGCCGCCGCTCAACTTCACGATTCTGAAGAACCGTGAAATCAGCGGAGGAATCCTCTACTACCAAATCATGAACGGCATTACCGGCACGGCCATGCCCTACTTCAAGCGCGAGCTGGAGTCGGAGAAAATCTGGGACGTGGGCAACTATGTGGCGGTAAATTTTATTAATGAGAGCGATGCGAATATGGAACCTAAGGGGATTGACGCGGCGTATGAGCCGTAA
- a CDS encoding cbb3-type cytochrome c oxidase subunit I, whose product MSTDTKIIESNTTAKGFALTSAFWMMVATFYGLLGATELVAPDLTANMGGIVFGRVRPTHVNLVLFGFVTPGLLSAAFYFIPRLLRTRLYSERLGVVTVILWNLALIGAVASLAAGMTQGREYAELIWHLDVMVLAAFGLVFINFIMTVKNRTEPILYVSVWYMLAGVVLTFSTFALGNVVWRPDSGALVGIPDAILLWFYGHNVFGLLLTPFSIAVAYYVIPRACRAPLYSHTLSLLGFWALIVVYTHIGTHHLLQVPVPTWLKVVAIVDSIAMVIPVMAFLINIWYTARGRLGEIHADIGAKFIFTGTIMYFFVSIQGSLMALPDVQRVTHFNNWVVAHAHIGVLGFAGMIALGGLYYTVPKMSGKPLFSRFLADFQYWMVLIGMVGFTVVLTIAGLIQGNAWLNGETVYRVLPEIHVYYVVRAGLGLMIFSSAVLGFYNIVRSLFGKSGAPS is encoded by the coding sequence TTGTCCACCGACACCAAAATCATAGAATCCAACACCACCGCCAAGGGGTTTGCCCTGACATCCGCCTTCTGGATGATGGTGGCCACCTTTTACGGGCTGTTGGGAGCCACCGAACTGGTCGCCCCGGACCTGACCGCCAACATGGGCGGCATTGTCTTCGGGCGCGTGCGGCCCACCCATGTCAACCTGGTGCTGTTCGGGTTCGTCACCCCGGGCCTGCTCTCGGCCGCCTTCTACTTCATTCCCAGGTTGCTGCGCACCCGGCTCTACAGCGAGCGGTTGGGCGTGGTGACGGTCATTTTGTGGAACCTCGCCCTGATCGGCGCCGTGGCCAGCCTGGCCGCCGGCATGACCCAGGGGCGCGAGTACGCCGAATTGATCTGGCACCTGGACGTCATGGTCCTCGCCGCCTTCGGCCTGGTGTTCATCAATTTCATCATGACCGTCAAGAACCGCACGGAGCCGATTCTATACGTGTCGGTATGGTATATGCTCGCCGGCGTGGTGCTCACCTTCAGCACCTTCGCCCTGGGAAACGTGGTCTGGAGGCCGGACAGCGGCGCCCTGGTGGGCATTCCCGATGCCATCCTGCTCTGGTTCTACGGCCACAACGTTTTCGGTCTGCTGCTGACGCCGTTTTCCATTGCGGTCGCCTATTACGTGATCCCGCGCGCCTGCCGGGCACCACTTTACAGCCACACCCTCTCCCTTCTGGGATTCTGGGCCCTGATCGTGGTCTACACCCATATCGGCACCCATCACCTGCTCCAGGTGCCGGTGCCGACCTGGCTCAAGGTGGTGGCCATCGTGGACAGCATCGCCATGGTCATCCCGGTCATGGCCTTTCTGATCAACATCTGGTACACGGCCCGGGGCCGGCTGGGCGAAATCCACGCCGACATCGGTGCCAAGTTCATCTTCACCGGAACGATCATGTACTTTTTCGTCAGCATCCAGGGTTCCCTCATGGCCCTGCCCGATGTCCAGCGCGTGACCCACTTCAACAACTGGGTGGTGGCCCATGCCCACATCGGCGTGCTTGGTTTCGCCGGTATGATCGCCCTGGGCGGGCTGTACTACACCGTGCCCAAGATGTCGGGCAAACCGCTCTTCAGCCGTTTCCTGGCCGACTTCCAGTACTGGATGGTGCTGATCGGCATGGTCGGCTTCACCGTGGTGCTGACCATCGCCGGACTGATCCAGGGCAACGCCTGGCTCAACGGCGAAACCGTCTACCGCGTCCTGCCGGAAATCCACGTGTATTACGTGGTGCGCGCCGGCCTGGGATTGATGATCTTCTCCAGTGCGGTGCTGGGGTTTTATAATATCGTCCGCTCACTGTTCGGAAAATCCGGAGCGCCATCATGA
- a CDS encoding cytochrome c3 family protein has product MEILITTFILLTLVGVVILIGTRGRPMRFFTAFGETLVHVWENRGPMFWVGACVMLVLGFLFFFYASPATRIGAAQPIPFSHRLHAGHKAIDCRFCHSYVDKSIHPGMPPVEKCLFCHNYIIANHPEIQKEHDYFNTDTPTPWVKVFTLAEHVVFNHERHIKRDIACESCHGEVRDMDRLKGERFKMGFCIECHRSLDVNIGCWLACHN; this is encoded by the coding sequence ATGGAAATTCTGATTACCACCTTTATCCTGCTCACCCTAGTGGGGGTTGTTATTCTCATCGGCACCCGGGGACGGCCCATGCGCTTTTTCACTGCTTTCGGCGAAACCCTGGTCCACGTCTGGGAAAACCGCGGCCCCATGTTCTGGGTGGGCGCATGCGTCATGCTGGTACTGGGATTTCTCTTCTTTTTCTATGCGTCGCCGGCCACGCGCATCGGGGCGGCCCAGCCGATTCCCTTCAGTCACCGGCTGCACGCCGGCCACAAGGCCATCGACTGCCGCTTCTGCCACTCGTATGTGGACAAATCGATTCATCCGGGAATGCCGCCCGTGGAGAAATGCCTCTTCTGCCATAATTACATCATCGCCAACCACCCGGAAATCCAGAAGGAGCACGACTATTTCAACACGGACACGCCCACGCCATGGGTCAAGGTGTTTACATTGGCCGAGCATGTGGTTTTCAACCACGAACGGCACATCAAACGGGATATCGCCTGTGAATCGTGCCACGGCGAGGTCCGCGACATGGACCGGTTGAAGGGAGAACGGTTCAAAATGGGATTTTGTATCGAGTGCCACCGGTCCTTGGATGTCAATATTGGGTGCTGGTTGGCGTGTCACAATTAA
- a CDS encoding DUF3341 domain-containing protein encodes MPADTVSIMGIFASENGAAVAIDGLHETPWTIERVHSPIPSHAIEQALELPKSRVGWFTLAGGIIGFFAGFLLAAFTATRWSLIVSGKPVVALVPFFIVGFEFTILFAVFGNILGLISQARLPRFKAVAGYDERFSGDRFGVLARCTSDEKERLTRFFEEKGAETKVVVQTDS; translated from the coding sequence ATGCCGGCTGACACGGTTTCCATCATGGGCATTTTCGCCAGTGAGAACGGGGCGGCCGTCGCCATTGACGGGCTGCACGAAACCCCCTGGACCATCGAACGGGTGCACAGCCCGATTCCCAGCCATGCCATCGAACAGGCCCTGGAGCTGCCCAAAAGTCGCGTGGGCTGGTTCACCCTGGCCGGCGGCATCATTGGTTTTTTTGCCGGCTTTCTTCTGGCCGCCTTCACGGCCACACGCTGGTCCCTGATCGTCAGCGGCAAGCCGGTGGTGGCCCTGGTGCCGTTTTTCATCGTGGGGTTCGAATTCACGATCCTCTTCGCCGTTTTCGGAAATATCCTGGGATTGATCTCCCAGGCCCGGCTGCCACGCTTCAAGGCCGTCGCCGGTTACGACGAACGCTTCTCCGGCGACCGCTTCGGGGTGCTGGCCCGCTGCACCAGTGACGAGAAAGAACGCTTGACCCGGTTTTTCGAAGAAAAGGGCGCCGAGACAAAAGTCGTCGTTCAGACGGATTCGTAA
- the nrfD gene encoding NrfD/PsrC family molybdoenzyme membrane anchor subunit — protein MEQTLTYQSIDDTVLDTLLPPRRSYWVVVSLLFAGVLMGGACWMVQILVGIGVGGQNNPVHWGTYLINFVFWVGIAHSGTLISAILHLFRAGWRNPIARAAETMTVFAVCTAGLYPFIHLGRVWMVYYMLPVPNQRTLWPNFQSPLMFDVVAISTYLTVSSLFWYTGMLPDLAIIRDHATGVRRKIFSVLSLGWTGEFEIWRHYTRGYLFFAALATPLVISVHSVVSWDFALSVVPGWHTTIFAPYFVAGAIHSGLAMVVTLMIPLRVIFRYENIITDRVLESVAKTIIFTGLIVGFAYGTEIFIAWYSHNPIEMESFRWRAFGDYSLEYWIMVSCNVLIPLLLFFKKIRTNIRVLFIISLLVNVGMWYERFVIIIGSVAHDFLPHAWGLYSPSWVEFGIMIGSFCLFFFLFVLFVKHMPSVSMTEMKETLHEGDSHAG, from the coding sequence ATGGAACAGACACTGACTTACCAATCCATCGACGACACGGTCCTCGACACCCTGCTGCCGCCCCGGCGCAGCTACTGGGTGGTCGTGTCCCTGCTCTTCGCCGGCGTGCTCATGGGCGGCGCCTGCTGGATGGTTCAGATTCTGGTGGGCATCGGCGTGGGCGGCCAGAACAATCCCGTGCACTGGGGAACCTACCTGATCAACTTCGTCTTCTGGGTAGGAATCGCCCACTCGGGAACCCTGATCTCGGCCATCCTGCATCTGTTCCGGGCCGGCTGGCGCAACCCCATCGCCCGGGCCGCCGAAACCATGACCGTTTTCGCCGTCTGCACCGCCGGTCTCTACCCGTTCATCCACCTGGGCCGGGTCTGGATGGTCTACTACATGCTGCCGGTGCCCAACCAGCGCACCCTGTGGCCCAACTTCCAGTCCCCCCTGATGTTCGACGTGGTGGCCATCTCCACCTACCTGACGGTGAGCAGCCTCTTCTGGTACACCGGCATGTTGCCGGATCTGGCCATCATCCGCGACCATGCAACGGGGGTGCGGCGCAAAATCTTCTCCGTCCTCTCCCTGGGCTGGACCGGTGAATTCGAGATCTGGCGCCACTACACCCGCGGTTACCTTTTCTTCGCCGCCCTGGCCACGCCCCTGGTCATCTCGGTGCACAGCGTGGTCTCCTGGGACTTTGCCCTGAGCGTGGTGCCGGGCTGGCACACCACCATCTTCGCGCCTTACTTCGTGGCCGGTGCGATCCACTCGGGTCTGGCCATGGTGGTCACCCTGATGATCCCCCTGCGCGTCATCTTCCGCTACGAAAACATCATCACCGACCGGGTACTGGAGAGCGTGGCCAAAACCATCATCTTCACCGGCCTGATCGTCGGCTTCGCCTACGGCACCGAGATCTTCATCGCCTGGTACAGCCACAACCCGATTGAGATGGAGTCCTTCCGCTGGCGGGCCTTCGGCGATTATTCCCTGGAGTACTGGATCATGGTCAGCTGCAACGTGCTCATCCCGCTGCTGCTGTTCTTCAAAAAAATCCGCACCAACATCCGCGTGCTCTTCATCATCTCGCTCCTGGTCAACGTGGGGATGTGGTACGAGCGTTTCGTGATCATCATCGGGTCGGTGGCCCACGATTTCCTGCCCCACGCCTGGGGGCTCTACTCTCCCAGCTGGGTCGAATTCGGCATCATGATCGGCAGCTTCTGCCTTTTCTTTTTCCTCTTCGTGCTTTTCGTCAAGCACATGCCGTCGGTCTCCATGACCGAGATGAAAGAAACCCTGCATGAAGGAGATTCCCATGCCGGCTGA
- a CDS encoding molybdopterin dinucleotide binding domain-containing protein, with the protein MNRRTFLKITSMGSVAFAAGCSAKTEDNLFTMVQATEDMVTGRANWYASTCRECPAGCGVLAKNREGRVIKLEGNPLHPVNRGTLCIRGQAALQGVYHPDRLTLPQLKTKDGWESLPYYKAAELVAKQFRAAIDKGDGRVAMLTETVGRTQLDLFATVMQHAGAAAPVVFEPLAYEALKFAHTELCGAPILPSLHLDQADVLVGFGADFLETWLSPVEYARKFKAMHGYKKDDKGRFLQVSPFQSLTGANADRWIACRPGSEPAVIMGLIQIVMGDANGRRIDGKLLSALADLTGDHTPEAVAKISGVSPKDLTAIARQLIAARRPLVLGAGAASSGKAAVATELAALFLNLALDPALPLFDFASRHRVEIADRRAAVNDFFDNLQKNDVKLVLLNNINPVFTLPDGGRIAKILGERKRFVVAFDNFLNETTAQADLIIPVQMALETWDAYESNTASLATLQPAMGRINRAPAIGDLFLDLLPAEKRPAENYQALVTRTVLADEAKSTTAAWLKTVQQGGRFADTASAANTPQPNLKAAATLKRCLADLPAPYNTLTLLAPPSIRFFDGRGANRPWLIETPDPLTQIPWQTPVLIHPETMAAGGIKDGDRVTLKTEAGTIEAPAYGYAGLFPQAIVVPTGQGHTGFGRWASGQGVNPLALLAAATDPDAGAPAFATVLSSLEKRRQHDQLAITSGSRTALHRKIAPTVAMDEIGHRDAHGEPALTMDTFPLTPPTPEGYDPKRDIYPPHDHAGYRWAMIVDVDRCIGCSACVAACYAENNIGIVGEQRIIEGREMAWLQIQRYHDPADMARMTFLPMMCQHCDNAPCEAVCPVYAPHHSKEGLNNQIYNRCIGTRFCAQNCPYKVRRFNWFDWKWPEPLNMQLNPWVTVRSKGVMEKCSFCVQRIKRAHNAAKNEKRAIRDGEVVPACAQTCPTGALTFGSLMDPDSRVSRMIKDPRAYQVMGYLNTKPAVIYLKKVVQEV; encoded by the coding sequence ATGAATCGTCGAACATTTCTCAAGATTACCTCCATGGGCAGCGTCGCTTTTGCCGCCGGCTGCTCCGCGAAAACGGAAGACAACCTGTTCACCATGGTCCAGGCCACCGAGGACATGGTCACCGGACGGGCCAACTGGTATGCCTCCACCTGCCGCGAATGCCCGGCCGGCTGCGGCGTACTGGCCAAGAACCGCGAAGGACGGGTGATCAAGCTGGAGGGCAATCCCCTGCACCCGGTCAACCGGGGAACCCTATGCATCCGCGGCCAGGCGGCCCTGCAGGGGGTCTACCATCCTGACCGGCTGACCCTGCCCCAACTGAAAACCAAGGACGGCTGGGAATCGCTGCCTTACTACAAAGCCGCCGAGTTAGTCGCTAAACAGTTTCGAGCGGCGATCGACAAGGGCGACGGCCGGGTCGCCATGCTCACCGAAACCGTGGGCCGGACCCAGTTGGATCTGTTTGCCACGGTGATGCAGCATGCCGGCGCCGCCGCCCCGGTGGTTTTCGAGCCCCTGGCCTATGAAGCCCTCAAGTTCGCCCACACCGAACTCTGCGGCGCCCCCATCCTGCCGTCACTGCACCTCGACCAGGCCGATGTGCTGGTCGGCTTTGGCGCCGATTTTCTGGAAACCTGGCTCTCGCCGGTGGAATACGCGCGCAAATTCAAGGCCATGCACGGCTACAAAAAAGATGACAAGGGGCGCTTTCTCCAGGTGAGTCCCTTCCAGTCCCTCACCGGTGCCAATGCCGATCGCTGGATCGCCTGCCGACCGGGCAGTGAACCCGCCGTGATCATGGGGTTGATCCAGATTGTGATGGGCGACGCCAACGGACGGCGGATCGACGGCAAGCTGCTCAGCGCCCTGGCGGACCTGACCGGCGACCACACGCCCGAGGCGGTGGCGAAAATTTCCGGGGTCAGTCCGAAGGACCTTACCGCCATCGCCCGGCAGCTGATCGCGGCCAGGCGGCCGCTGGTCCTGGGTGCTGGCGCCGCAAGCAGCGGCAAGGCGGCCGTAGCCACGGAGCTGGCCGCCCTTTTTCTCAATTTGGCGCTGGACCCCGCCCTCCCGCTGTTCGATTTCGCCAGCCGCCACCGTGTGGAGATCGCCGACCGGCGCGCTGCGGTAAATGATTTTTTCGACAACCTGCAGAAAAACGATGTGAAACTGGTTTTGCTTAACAACATCAATCCGGTGTTCACCCTTCCCGACGGCGGACGCATTGCCAAAATCCTGGGTGAGAGAAAACGGTTTGTGGTCGCCTTTGATAATTTTCTCAACGAGACCACAGCTCAGGCCGACCTGATCATCCCCGTGCAGATGGCCCTGGAGACCTGGGACGCCTATGAGAGCAACACGGCCAGTCTGGCCACCCTGCAGCCGGCCATGGGGCGCATCAACCGGGCGCCGGCCATCGGCGACCTCTTCCTGGACCTTTTGCCTGCTGAAAAGCGGCCGGCGGAGAATTACCAGGCCCTGGTGACCCGAACGGTCCTGGCCGACGAGGCCAAGTCCACGACCGCGGCCTGGCTGAAAACCGTTCAGCAGGGCGGTCGGTTTGCCGACACCGCATCCGCGGCAAACACACCCCAACCCAACCTGAAAGCCGCCGCCACCCTGAAACGCTGCCTGGCGGATCTGCCGGCCCCGTACAACACACTGACCCTTCTGGCGCCGCCGTCGATCCGCTTCTTCGACGGTCGCGGGGCCAATCGTCCCTGGTTGATCGAGACCCCGGATCCCCTGACCCAGATTCCCTGGCAAACCCCAGTACTGATCCACCCGGAAACCATGGCGGCGGGCGGCATCAAGGACGGTGACCGGGTAACCCTAAAAACCGAGGCCGGTACGATCGAGGCGCCGGCCTACGGGTATGCCGGTCTGTTTCCACAGGCCATCGTGGTCCCCACCGGCCAGGGACATACCGGCTTCGGCCGTTGGGCCAGCGGCCAGGGTGTCAACCCCCTGGCGCTTCTCGCTGCGGCGACCGACCCCGACGCCGGGGCACCGGCTTTTGCCACCGTTCTGTCCAGCCTGGAAAAGCGCCGGCAGCATGACCAACTGGCCATCACCTCGGGCAGCCGAACGGCCCTGCACCGCAAAATCGCGCCCACCGTGGCCATGGATGAAATCGGCCACCGGGACGCGCACGGCGAGCCCGCCCTGACCATGGACACCTTTCCGCTGACCCCGCCCACGCCGGAGGGATACGATCCCAAACGGGATATCTATCCGCCCCACGATCATGCCGGCTATCGCTGGGCCATGATCGTGGATGTGGACCGCTGCATCGGCTGCAGCGCCTGCGTGGCGGCGTGCTACGCGGAGAACAACATCGGCATCGTCGGTGAACAGCGCATCATCGAAGGCCGCGAGATGGCCTGGCTGCAGATCCAGCGCTACCATGACCCGGCGGACATGGCACGCATGACCTTCCTGCCCATGATGTGCCAGCATTGCGACAACGCGCCCTGCGAGGCGGTCTGCCCGGTCTACGCGCCCCATCACTCCAAGGAGGGGCTCAACAACCAGATCTACAACCGCTGCATCGGCACGCGCTTCTGCGCCCAGAACTGCCCCTACAAGGTCCGGCGCTTCAACTGGTTCGACTGGAAATGGCCCGAACCGCTGAACATGCAGCTCAACCCCTGGGTAACCGTGCGCAGCAAGGGCGTGATGGAGAAATGCTCCTTCTGCGTCCAGCGCATCAAACGGGCCCACAACGCGGCCAAGAACGAGAAACGGGCCATCCGTGACGGTGAGGTGGTGCCGGCCTGCGCCCAGACCTGCCCCACCGGCGCCCTGACCTTCGGCAGCCTCATGGATCCGGACAGCCGGGTCAGCCGAATGATCAAGGATCCGCGGGCCTATCAGGTGATGGGTTACCTGAACACCAAGCCGGCGGTGATTTATCTGAAGAAGGTGGTACAGGAGGTGTAG
- a CDS encoding ATP-binding cassette domain-containing protein, with protein MELSAGLACRGLDFRWPGKADTQTAVLQSVQAIFAPGTINLITGETGAGKSTLLHLLAGLLSPTAGTVWADGQPVSHWPAHHRDRWRQKAGIVFQHLALIPDLSVAENLLLPLVPRNLAWPRMQTAIQQALEAAQLADLADAPAGTLSGGQRQRVAIARALVAAPRFILADEPTAFQDDRQTHRIAMQLDRAARRGAVVVVCSHDPRLRQSAVVGHRFHLAAGKLAAP; from the coding sequence ATGGAACTGAGCGCCGGACTGGCATGCCGCGGGCTGGATTTCCGCTGGCCCGGAAAGGCGGACACGCAAACGGCTGTCCTGCAATCGGTTCAGGCGATCTTTGCACCGGGGACAATCAACCTGATCACCGGTGAAACCGGTGCCGGCAAAAGCACCCTGCTGCACCTTCTGGCCGGCCTGCTCAGCCCCACGGCCGGGACCGTCTGGGCCGACGGCCAGCCGGTGTCGCACTGGCCAGCCCATCATCGGGATCGCTGGCGGCAGAAAGCAGGCATCGTGTTTCAACATCTGGCACTGATTCCCGATCTCAGCGTGGCGGAGAATCTGCTGCTGCCCCTGGTTCCGCGCAACCTCGCCTGGCCGCGGATGCAAACCGCCATCCAGCAGGCCCTGGAGGCAGCCCAACTGGCGGATCTGGCCGACGCACCGGCAGGCACCCTCTCCGGCGGCCAGCGCCAGCGCGTGGCCATTGCGCGGGCCCTGGTGGCGGCCCCGCGATTCATCCTGGCCGATGAACCCACCGCCTTTCAGGACGACCGGCAGACCCACCGGATCGCCATGCAGCTGGACCGGGCCGCCCGCCGGGGTGCCGTAGTGGTGGTCTGTTCCCACGACCCCCGCCTGAGGCAGTCGGCGGTCGTGGGGCACCGTTTTCACCTGGCGGCCGGAAAACTGGCCGCACCGTGA